Proteins encoded within one genomic window of Cyprinus carpio isolate SPL01 chromosome A15, ASM1834038v1, whole genome shotgun sequence:
- the LOC109076995 gene encoding LOW QUALITY PROTEIN: S-arrestin-like (The sequence of the model RefSeq protein was modified relative to this genomic sequence to represent the inferred CDS: inserted 1 base in 1 codon), producing the protein MSPKHVIYKKLSRDKSVGVYMGKRDFVDHCEFVDPVDGVVLVDPEQVKGKKVYVMLSCTFRYGRDDMDVMGMAFRRDIFLCSRQVYPPLQDKERSVHTKVQEKILRKLGDNAYPFFFEFPDNLPCSVCLQPGPTDVGKHCAVEFEVKAFCAENQDEKAQKRSSVRLAIRKIQYAPDKGGAAPSAETTCEFIMSDKPLHMRVSLEKETYYHGEEINISVDIDNSSNRNLKDLSVSVEQVTNVVLYSNDKYVKTVAYEETTDTVPSGTSLKKVYTLCPLLDDNRDRLGLALDGKLKHEDTNLASSSIVKDEVLKEILGMLVAYRVVVKSNAAGIVGSSEVAVEVPXKLMHPKPDPGEDTTDLVFEEFKRSYLKGVIGDDDESPAEP; encoded by the exons ATGAGTCCCAAACACGTCATCTACAAGAAGCTCTCCAGAGACAAgtct GTGGGCGTTTACATGGGGAAACGGGATTTTGTGGATCACTGCGAGTTTGTTGATCCTGTCG atggtGTTGTGCTGGTCGACCCCGAGCAGGTGAAAGGAAAGAAAG TCTACGTCATGCTGTCCTGTACGTTCCGGTACGGTCGGGACGATATGGACGTGATGGGGATGGCGTTTCGCAGGGACATCTTCCTGTGCTCTCGACAGGTCTACCCTCCTCTGCAGGACAAGGAACGCAGCGTTCATACCAAAGTACAGGAGAAGATCCTGCGCAAACTCGGAGACAACGCATACCCCTTCTTCTTCGAG TTTCCAGATAACCTGCCGTGTTCAGTGTGTCTGCAGCCGGGGCCCACAGATGTAGGAAAG CATTGTGCAGTGGAGTTTGAGGTGAAGGCATTCTGTGCAGAAAATCAAGATGAAAAAGCCCAAAAGAG GAGCTCGGTCCGGTTGGCCATCAGAAAGATCCAGTACGCTCCAGATAAAGGCGGCGCGGCTCCATCGGCCGAAACCACCTGTGAATTCATCATGTCTGATAAACCGCTGCACATGCGTGTCAGTCTGGAGAAAGAG ACGTATTACCACGGAGAGGAGATCAACATCAGCGTGGACATCGACAACAGCTCCAACAGGAACTTGAAGGACTTGTCTGTCTCAG TGGAGCAGGTCACTAACGTGGTGCTTTACTCTAACGACAAGTACGTCAAAACTGTGGCCTACGAGGAGACCAC GGACACTGTGCCGTCTGGTACGAGTCTGAAGAAGGTTTACACCCTGTGTCCTCTCCTGGACGATAACCGTGATAGGCTCGGACTCGCTCTGGACGGAAAACTAAAGCACGAGGACACTAACCTGGCCTCCTCCAGCAT TGTAAAGGATGAAGTTCTGAAGGAGATTCTGGGCATGTTGGTGGCTTATAGGGTGGTGGTGAAAAGTAATGCAGCCGG CATCGTTGGATCCAG tgAAGTTGCTGTGGAGGTTC TTAAACTCATGCATCCCAAACCTGATCCAGG TGAAGACACAACTGACTTGGTGTTCGAGGAGTTTAAACGCTCCTATCTGAAAGGAGTCATCGGCGACGATGACGAATCTCCGGCTGAGCCTTGA